One window of the Fusobacterium animalis 7_1 genome contains the following:
- a CDS encoding tRNA dihydrouridine synthase, translating into MKKIYIAPIAGVTDYTFRGILEDFKPDLIFTEMVSVNALSVLNDKTISKILKLREGNAVQIFGEDIAKIKASVKYIENLGVKHINLNCGCPMKKIVNCGYGAALLREPEKIKRILSEIKSILNDDTKLSIKIRIGYKEPENYIQIGKIAEEIGCDHITVHGRTREQLYSGKADWKYIKEVKDNISIPVIGNGDIFTGKDALEKISYSNVDGVMLARGIFGNPWLIRDIREILKYGEIKTPTTKEDKINMAIEHLKRTRVDNDNKFIFDIRKHISWYLKGIENCAEAKRKINTISDYDEIIKILEEMLY; encoded by the coding sequence ATGAAAAAAATTTATATAGCTCCTATTGCAGGAGTAACAGATTATACATTTAGGGGAATACTTGAGGATTTTAAACCTGATTTAATATTTACAGAGATGGTAAGTGTAAACGCACTTTCAGTCTTAAATGATAAGACTATCTCAAAAATTTTAAAATTAAGAGAGGGCAATGCAGTTCAAATTTTTGGAGAAGACATTGCTAAAATAAAAGCTAGTGTTAAGTATATAGAAAATTTAGGAGTAAAGCATATTAACTTAAATTGTGGTTGTCCTATGAAAAAAATTGTAAATTGTGGATATGGAGCAGCTTTGCTTAGAGAACCAGAAAAAATAAAAAGAATATTATCCGAAATAAAATCAATTTTAAATGATGACACCAAACTTTCTATAAAAATTAGAATAGGATATAAAGAACCTGAAAATTATATTCAAATTGGAAAAATAGCAGAAGAAATAGGTTGCGATCATATCACTGTACATGGAAGGACAAGGGAACAATTATATTCAGGAAAAGCAGATTGGAAATATATTAAAGAGGTTAAAGATAATATTTCTATACCAGTTATAGGTAATGGAGATATTTTTACAGGAAAAGATGCTTTGGAAAAAATATCTTATTCTAATGTTGATGGTGTTATGTTAGCAAGAGGAATTTTTGGAAATCCTTGGCTTATTAGAGATATTAGAGAAATTTTAAAATACGGAGAAATAAAAACTCCAACTACAAAAGAAGATAAAATTAATATGGCAATAGAACATTTAAAAAGGACAAGAGTTGATAATGATAATAAATTTATTTTTGATATAAGAAAGCATATTTCTTGGTATTTAAAGGGTATAGAAAATTGTGCAGAGGCAAAAAGAAAAATAAATACTATAAGTGATTATGATGAAATTATAAAAATATTAGAAGAAATGCTTTACTAA
- a CDS encoding YadA C-terminal domain-containing protein, whose protein sequence is MKNKLFNIILFIFLLNSFPVFPLDDNIIKEVNPIESIHSDEKDSVSSDTIDKENIISENSLSEESILEAPRKDYTSDELKATNIISTNKDLKNNKKEEDNREDKFEEITDRTNRITALGSAMGAVDLSKTPTKKFRVGAGVGHSANNQAVAVGIGYAPTERLRFNTKISTTTASNKSSGISVGASYDLDW, encoded by the coding sequence ATGAAAAATAAATTATTCAATATTATATTATTTATTTTTTTATTAAATAGTTTTCCTGTTTTTCCATTAGACGATAATATTATTAAAGAAGTTAATCCTATTGAGTCTATACATTCTGATGAAAAAGATTCTGTTTCTTCTGATACTATTGATAAAGAAAATATTATTTCTGAAAATTCTTTATCAGAAGAAAGTATTTTGGAAGCTCCAAGAAAAGATTATACTTCTGATGAATTAAAAGCTACAAATATAATAAGCACAAATAAAGATTTAAAAAATAATAAAAAAGAGGAAGACAATAGAGAAGATAAGTTTGAAGAAATTACTGATAGAACAAATAGAATAACAGCCTTAGGCTCTGCTATGGGGGCTGTTGATTTAAGTAAAACTCCTACTAAAAAATTTAGAGTAGGGGCTGGAGTTGGACATTCAGCTAATAATCAAGCTGTCGCTGTGGGAATTGGTTATGCTCCAACAGAAAGATTAAGATTCAATACAAAAATATCCACTACAACAGCTTCAAACAAATCTAGTGGTATTTCTGTTGGTGCTTCCTATGATTTAGATTGGTAA
- a CDS encoding lipoprotein, producing MKKIFRYILLSFALLMLVACGKPDSQKAFEKGFKETMTDISKKMSEGDNEATKMMAKILEKATYKVNKVEENGDQSELDVTIKAVDLTKYLTEFMASLKPLIDSNMGEEAFSKATVDYFSDLSKKELEYKETNVKVYMEKINGEWKVINTDDIVVGIFGGLEEFIKGPQN from the coding sequence ATGAAGAAAATTTTTCGTTATATATTATTAAGTTTTGCATTATTGATGTTAGTAGCTTGTGGAAAGCCAGATTCACAAAAAGCCTTTGAAAAAGGTTTCAAAGAAACAATGACTGATATAAGTAAAAAAATGAGTGAAGGCGATAATGAAGCTACAAAAATGATGGCAAAAATTTTGGAAAAAGCTACATATAAGGTTAATAAAGTTGAAGAAAATGGAGATCAATCTGAACTTGATGTAACTATAAAGGCAGTGGATTTAACAAAGTATTTAACTGAATTTATGGCATCTTTAAAACCATTGATAGATTCTAATATGGGTGAAGAAGCATTTTCTAAGGCAACTGTTGATTATTTTTCTGATTTATCAAAGAAAGAATTAGAATACAAAGAAACAAATGTAAAAGTGTACATGGAAAAAATCAATGGGGAATGGAAAGTAATAAATACAGATGATATTGTAGTTGGTATATTTGGTGGTTTAGAAGAATTTATAAAAGGACCACAAAATTAA
- a CDS encoding YhdT family protein, with translation MDKDSKRNNISKQINKEVLITIVLYLIYFIWWYYFAYEYSSDNVEEYKYILGLPEWFFYSCVVGLILINILVYICVKFFFKDIDFDKYNENNESNKK, from the coding sequence ATGGATAAAGATAGTAAAAGAAATAACATTTCCAAACAAATTAATAAAGAGGTCTTAATTACAATAGTGCTTTATTTAATTTATTTTATTTGGTGGTATTATTTTGCTTATGAATATTCTTCTGATAATGTTGAAGAATACAAATATATATTAGGTTTACCTGAATGGTTTTTCTATTCATGTGTTGTTGGATTAATTCTTATAAATATTTTAGTATATATTTGTGTAAAATTTTTCTTTAAAGATATTGACTTTGATAAATATAATGAAAATAATGAATCAAATAAAAAATAA
- the panF gene encoding sodium/pantothenate symporter — MNKILIIIPIAIYLIAMLYIAYRVNNIKNSSKNFTNEYYLGSRSMGGFVLAMTIVATYVGASSFIGGPGIAYNLGLGWVLLACIQVPTAFFTLGVLGKKLSIISRKLNAITIFDVLKARYNNNFLNVLSSILLIVFFISAIVAQFIGGARLFEAVTGLSYLTGLIIFSSVVIIYTTFGGFRAVTLTDAIQAVVMFTATVVLFIVILKNGNGMENIMMKIKDINPNLLRPDSGGNIAKPFIMSFWILVGIGVLGLPATTVRCMAFKDTKAMHNAMIIGTSLVGILVLGMHLVGVMGRAVIPDLQEVDKIIPILALKNLYPILAGVFIGGPLAAVMSSVDSLLIVSSSTLIKDLYVTYLDKNASENKIKKISMWTSFLIGILVFVLSIKPISLIAWVNLFAFGGQEIIFFCPLILGLYWKRANATGAIISIFSGIITYLTLEILKTKIYSLHNIVPGLIVAITFFIVGSYFGKKSDEKTIKIFFEY; from the coding sequence ATGAATAAAATTTTAATTATAATACCAATAGCAATTTATTTGATTGCTATGTTATACATTGCTTACAGAGTTAATAATATAAAAAATAGTTCTAAAAACTTTACAAATGAATATTATCTTGGTAGCAGATCTATGGGAGGATTTGTACTTGCAATGACAATAGTTGCAACCTATGTTGGAGCTAGCTCATTTATAGGAGGACCTGGTATTGCATATAATCTTGGGCTTGGTTGGGTGTTACTTGCTTGTATACAAGTTCCAACCGCATTTTTTACCCTAGGTGTTCTTGGGAAAAAACTTTCTATTATTTCAAGAAAATTAAATGCAATAACAATTTTTGATGTATTAAAAGCTAGGTATAATAATAATTTTCTAAACGTTCTATCTTCTATATTGTTAATAGTATTTTTTATAAGTGCCATTGTTGCTCAATTTATAGGTGGAGCTAGACTTTTTGAAGCAGTTACAGGACTTTCATATTTAACTGGACTTATAATTTTCTCATCTGTTGTCATAATTTACACCACTTTTGGTGGGTTTAGAGCTGTTACCTTAACAGATGCTATTCAAGCTGTGGTTATGTTTACTGCAACTGTTGTACTTTTTATTGTGATATTAAAAAATGGAAATGGTATGGAAAATATTATGATGAAAATCAAAGATATAAATCCTAATCTTTTAAGACCAGATTCTGGTGGAAATATTGCTAAACCATTTATAATGTCTTTCTGGATTTTAGTTGGAATAGGAGTTTTAGGTTTACCTGCAACTACTGTCAGATGTATGGCATTCAAAGATACAAAAGCCATGCACAATGCCATGATAATTGGAACATCTCTTGTTGGGATTTTAGTTTTAGGTATGCACTTAGTTGGTGTAATGGGAAGAGCAGTTATCCCTGATTTACAAGAAGTGGATAAGATTATCCCAATATTAGCACTTAAAAATTTATATCCAATACTTGCAGGTGTTTTTATAGGTGGTCCTCTTGCAGCTGTAATGTCATCTGTTGATTCTCTACTGATAGTATCATCTTCAACTTTAATAAAAGATTTATATGTTACTTATTTAGATAAAAATGCTAGTGAAAATAAAATAAAGAAAATCTCAATGTGGACTTCATTTTTGATTGGGATTTTGGTATTTGTTCTTTCTATAAAACCAATAAGTTTAATTGCTTGGGTAAACTTATTTGCCTTTGGAGGACAAGAAATTATATTTTTCTGCCCATTAATTTTAGGACTTTATTGGAAAAGAGCAAATGCAACAGGTGCAATTATTTCAATATTTTCTGGAATTATAACCTACTTAACTCTTGAAATATTAAAAACTAAAATTTATAGTTTACACAATATAGTTCCGGGACTTATAGTTGCTATTACATTTTTTATAGTAGGTTCATATTTTGGAAAAAAATCTGATGAGAAAACTATAAAAATATTTTTTGAGTATTAA
- a CDS encoding HMA2 domain-containing protein, with product MKDKILLPNFYGIFEVKSATKNRIRIEIDKLKNNEEEIERLKENLKKIIVIKNFKIIKSIGSLTVEFDDTQIDTQFMIGIILKLLNLDEELLKDRKGKIKNTFSSLGKLADITIYNKTKGLFDAKTLIATGLLIYGIKKFRNEMLLPSGATLIWWAYRLLSKNGN from the coding sequence ATGAAAGATAAGATATTATTACCTAATTTTTATGGAATTTTTGAAGTAAAAAGTGCTACTAAAAATAGAATTAGAATAGAAATTGATAAATTAAAAAATAATGAAGAAGAAATTGAAAGGTTAAAAGAAAATCTAAAAAAAATTATAGTTATTAAAAACTTTAAAATAATAAAAAGTATTGGAAGTTTAACTGTTGAATTTGATGATACTCAAATTGATACTCAATTTATGATAGGTATAATTTTAAAATTATTAAACTTAGATGAAGAGCTTTTAAAAGATAGAAAAGGTAAAATTAAAAATACTTTTTCAAGTCTTGGAAAACTAGCTGATATAACTATATATAATAAGACAAAGGGGCTATTTGATGCTAAAACATTAATAGCAACAGGACTTTTAATTTATGGAATAAAGAAATTTAGAAATGAAATGTTATTACCAAGTGGAGCAACTCTAATTTGGTGGGCATACAGACTTTTATCCAAAAATGGAAATTAA
- a CDS encoding HMA2 domain-containing protein, translating into MFKNILKKTYLMFNKVKVVHSIPGRIRLFIPSLDEFPEQMKKHEGYITAIIKLKNGINSIEYSYLTSKILIEYDKAKLKEQDIVDWLNKIWKIIVDNEEVYQGMSVDEVDKNVKKFYEMLKSELEGRINQ; encoded by the coding sequence ATGTTTAAAAATATATTGAAAAAAACTTATCTAATGTTCAATAAAGTAAAAGTTGTTCATAGTATTCCTGGCAGAATAAGGCTTTTTATTCCATCACTTGATGAATTTCCTGAACAAATGAAGAAACATGAAGGCTATATAACTGCTATCATAAAATTAAAAAATGGTATAAATTCTATTGAATATTCTTATCTAACAAGTAAAATTTTAATTGAATATGATAAAGCAAAATTAAAAGAGCAAGATATAGTTGATTGGCTAAATAAAATTTGGAAGATTATAGTTGATAATGAAGAAGTTTATCAAGGAATGTCAGTTGATGAAGTAGATAAAAATGTTAAGAAATTTTATGAAATGTTAAAGAGTGAATTAGAAGGGAGAATTAACCAATGA
- a CDS encoding heavy metal translocating P-type ATPase: MKNDNLLTCEIVHRLRGRIRIKSKAFKYVGNSLKSEIEKQLLQVRYIKSVEISLITGTILIYFEDVSLSDQNLINLIQNTLNSHIFEICKNEKVEKSSKYVIERKLQEESPKEIVKKIIATAGLLGYNLFFKSKSPVALTGIRRFLNYNTLSTLALAMPVLKNGVNSLIKNKRPNADTLSSSAIISSILLGKESAALTIMFLEEVSELLTVYTMEKTRGAIKDMLSVGENYVWKEISEDNVKRVPIEEIQKDDIIVVQTGEKISVDGKIIKGEALIDQSSITGEYMPIKKSKGDDVYAGTIVKNGNISIIAEKVGDDRTVSRIIKLVEDANSNKADIQNYADTFSAQLIPLNFILAGIVYASTRSLTKAMSMLVIDYSCGIRLSTAVAFSAAINTAAKNGILVKGSNFIEELSKAETVIFDKTGTITEGKPKVQSIEIFDNSISENEMIGLAGAAEEQSSHPLATAIMSEIKDRGIEIPKHNKIKTVVSRGVETKIGKGKDAITIRVGSKKYMLENNVDLTLATNAERGIISRGEIGLYVAQNEKIIGLIGVSDPPRENIKKAINRLRNYGVDDIVLLTGDLRQQAETIASRMSIDRYESELLPEDKAKNILKFQSKGSNVIMIGDGVNDAPALSYANVGVALGSTRTDVAMEAADITITQDNPLLVPGVIGLSKNTVKTIKENFAMVIGLNTFALVLGATGILAPIYASVLHNSTTILVVMNSLKLLKYDIKTN; encoded by the coding sequence ATGAAAAATGATAATTTGCTCACTTGTGAGATTGTCCATAGACTTAGAGGAAGAATTCGTATAAAAAGTAAAGCATTTAAGTATGTTGGAAACTCTTTAAAGTCAGAAATTGAAAAGCAATTATTGCAAGTAAGGTATATTAAAAGTGTTGAAATAAGTTTGATCACTGGAACTATCCTTATATATTTTGAAGATGTTTCTCTAAGCGATCAAAATTTAATAAACTTAATTCAAAATACACTAAATTCACATATATTTGAAATATGTAAAAATGAAAAGGTTGAAAAATCATCTAAATATGTAATTGAAAGAAAGTTGCAAGAAGAGTCTCCAAAAGAGATTGTAAAAAAAATTATTGCAACAGCCGGGCTTTTAGGATATAATCTATTTTTTAAATCTAAAAGTCCAGTAGCTCTTACAGGAATTAGAAGATTTTTAAATTATAATACCTTGTCAACATTGGCCCTTGCTATGCCTGTTTTGAAAAATGGTGTAAACTCTCTTATTAAAAATAAAAGACCTAATGCAGATACTTTAAGTTCAAGTGCAATAATCAGTAGTATACTTCTTGGAAAAGAAAGTGCAGCACTGACTATAATGTTCTTAGAAGAAGTTTCTGAGCTTCTAACTGTTTACACTATGGAAAAAACTCGTGGTGCAATTAAAGATATGTTAAGTGTTGGAGAAAATTATGTTTGGAAAGAAATTTCAGAAGATAATGTAAAAAGAGTTCCAATAGAAGAAATTCAAAAAGATGATATTATAGTTGTACAAACTGGAGAAAAAATAAGTGTTGATGGAAAAATAATTAAAGGAGAAGCATTAATAGACCAATCTTCAATTACTGGTGAGTATATGCCTATTAAAAAATCAAAGGGAGATGATGTCTATGCAGGTACTATTGTAAAAAATGGTAATATCAGTATAATTGCAGAAAAAGTTGGAGATGACAGAACTGTTTCAAGAATTATAAAACTTGTTGAAGATGCAAACTCTAATAAAGCTGACATACAAAATTATGCTGACACTTTCTCTGCTCAACTTATTCCATTAAACTTTATCTTAGCTGGTATAGTTTATGCAAGTACAAGAAGCCTTACAAAAGCTATGAGTATGCTTGTTATAGATTATTCTTGTGGTATCAGACTTTCAACAGCAGTGGCTTTTTCAGCTGCAATAAATACTGCTGCTAAAAATGGAATTTTAGTTAAAGGTAGTAACTTTATTGAAGAATTGTCAAAAGCAGAAACAGTAATATTTGATAAAACAGGTACTATCACTGAGGGTAAACCAAAAGTACAAAGTATAGAAATTTTTGATAATAGTATATCTGAAAATGAAATGATAGGACTTGCTGGAGCAGCAGAAGAACAATCTTCTCACCCATTGGCTACTGCAATAATGTCAGAAATTAAAGATAGAGGAATAGAAATTCCTAAACATAATAAAATAAAAACTGTTGTTAGTCGTGGTGTTGAAACAAAGATAGGTAAAGGAAAAGATGCTATAACTATAAGAGTAGGTAGTAAAAAATACATGCTTGAAAATAATGTAGATTTAACATTAGCAACAAATGCTGAAAGAGGAATTATTTCAAGAGGAGAAATTGGACTTTATGTAGCTCAAAATGAAAAAATTATAGGGCTTATTGGAGTTTCTGACCCACCAAGAGAAAATATAAAAAAAGCTATCAATAGGCTTAGAAATTATGGCGTTGATGACATAGTTTTATTGACAGGAGATTTAAGACAACAAGCAGAAACTATTGCTTCAAGAATGTCAATAGATAGATATGAGTCTGAATTATTGCCAGAAGATAAAGCAAAAAATATTTTGAAATTTCAATCAAAAGGTTCTAATGTCATTATGATAGGTGATGGTGTAAATGATGCTCCTGCACTATCTTATGCAAATGTTGGAGTAGCATTAGGTAGTACAAGAACTGATGTTGCTATGGAAGCAGCAGATATAACTATTACACAAGATAATCCTCTTTTAGTTCCAGGAGTTATTGGACTTTCAAAAAATACAGTTAAAACTATAAAAGAAAATTTTGCTATGGTTATAGGGCTTAATACTTTTGCCTTGGTATTAGGTGCAACTGGAATATTAGCACCAATTTATGCATCAGTTTTACATAATTCAACAACTATTCTTGTTGTTATGAATTCATTAAAATTATTAAAATATGATATAAAAACTAATTAG
- a CDS encoding RloB family protein — MKRANRLTTKRSERKKVPLKAGAYLIITDAEKTEKNYFEGIKDSIPDSLKNDLQIKIYSNKALSKIIDFAAEQRNKDERFRDIWLVFDRDEVKNFNELIEKAKKAKMNVGWSNPCFEIWLMSYFKNLENIDDSQKCCESFEKIFKENTNKKYKKSEEKIYNILCENGDENKAIQRAREKYYQLREEYSQPSKMIGCTTVYKLVEELKGKIDRK; from the coding sequence TTGAAAAGAGCTAATAGATTAACTACAAAACGTAGCGAAAGAAAAAAAGTACCTTTAAAGGCAGGAGCATATTTAATAATTACTGATGCAGAGAAAACTGAAAAAAATTATTTTGAAGGAATAAAAGACAGTATTCCAGATAGTTTAAAAAATGATTTACAAATAAAAATATATTCTAATAAAGCTTTATCAAAAATTATTGATTTTGCAGCTGAACAAAGAAATAAAGATGAAAGATTTAGGGATATATGGCTTGTATTTGATAGAGATGAAGTTAAAAATTTTAATGAATTAATAGAGAAAGCAAAAAAAGCTAAGATGAATGTAGGGTGGTCTAATCCTTGTTTTGAAATTTGGTTAATGTCTTATTTTAAAAATCTTGAAAATATAGATGATTCTCAAAAATGTTGTGAAAGTTTTGAGAAAATATTTAAAGAGAATACTAATAAAAAATATAAGAAATCTGAGGAAAAAATTTATAATATTCTTTGTGAAAATGGGGATGAAAATAAGGCTATACAAAGAGCAAGAGAAAAATACTATCAACTAAGAGAAGAGTATAGTCAGCCAAGTAAAATGATAGGGTGTACTACTGTTTATAAGTTAGTTGAGGAATTGAAAGGGAAAATTGATAGGAAATAA
- a CDS encoding AAA family ATPase, with product MLLQFYFSNYRSFEGEGILDMRASGSNELSSHIRNTLNERVLPVTAIYGANASGKSSVFRAFLFMRHLVIFSLAFSEVEKEKLFNKLKIEPFKFSGNREKPSEFEINYINKRDGKEIYYSYGFKIDNSGILEEYLASNTKTRVKRNEEYSYIFKRERNQKLYLDSSIEKFRENLEISLKDKTLLVSLGASLNIDELIKVQSWFINAKAIDFSNSLNNMLRENILPSKIEETQKIKNELVDFINSFDDSIIDIEIEKISFDDGDSDKDNYRIYTVHKSDGETSTARISMNEESSGTKKMFSLYQTLLDVLEKGGVFFADELDIKLHPLLMRNILLTFTDKEKNPNNAQLIFTTHNTIYMDMDLLRRDEIWFVEKDKGASKIYSLDDITNEKGEKVRKDSNYEKHYLLGNYGAIPNLKNLLGRE from the coding sequence ATGTTATTACAATTTTATTTCTCAAATTATAGGTCGTTTGAAGGTGAAGGAATTTTGGATATGAGAGCAAGTGGAAGCAATGAGTTATCTTCACATATCAGAAATACTCTTAATGAAAGGGTTTTACCTGTAACAGCTATTTATGGTGCAAATGCAAGTGGAAAATCATCTGTATTTAGAGCTTTTTTATTTATGAGACATTTAGTTATTTTTTCTTTAGCATTTTCAGAGGTGGAAAAAGAAAAGCTATTTAATAAATTAAAAATAGAACCTTTTAAGTTTAGTGGAAATAGAGAAAAACCAAGTGAATTTGAGATTAATTATATAAATAAAAGAGATGGAAAAGAAATATATTATAGTTATGGTTTTAAAATAGATAATTCAGGTATTTTAGAGGAATATCTTGCTTCAAATACAAAAACTAGAGTAAAAAGAAATGAAGAGTATAGTTATATTTTCAAAAGAGAAAGAAATCAAAAACTTTATTTAGATTCTTCAATAGAAAAATTTAGAGAGAATTTAGAAATTTCTTTAAAAGATAAAACACTTTTAGTATCATTAGGAGCAAGTTTAAATATTGATGAATTAATAAAAGTACAGTCTTGGTTTATAAATGCAAAAGCTATTGATTTTAGTAATTCTCTAAATAATATGTTAAGAGAAAATATATTACCTAGTAAAATAGAGGAAACTCAAAAAATTAAAAATGAATTAGTGGATTTTATAAATTCTTTTGATGATTCTATTATTGATATAGAAATAGAAAAAATTTCTTTTGATGATGGGGATAGTGATAAAGATAATTATAGGATTTATACTGTTCATAAATCTGATGGTGAAACTTCTACTGCTAGAATATCAATGAATGAAGAATCATCAGGAACTAAAAAAATGTTTTCTCTATATCAAACTTTATTAGATGTTTTAGAAAAAGGAGGAGTATTTTTTGCTGATGAGTTAGATATTAAATTACATCCATTGCTTATGAGAAATATATTATTGACATTTACAGATAAAGAAAAAAATCCTAATAATGCTCAATTGATATTCACAACTCATAATACTATTTATATGGATATGGATTTATTGCGTAGAGATGAAATATGGTTTGTTGAAAAAGATAAAGGTGCATCTAAAATATACTCTTTAGATGATATTACAAATGAAAAAGGTGAGAAAGTAAGAAAAGATTCTAATTATGAAAAACATTATTTATTAGGAAATTATGGTGCTATTCCAAACTTAAAGAATTTATTAGGGAGGGAGTAG
- the dinB gene encoding DNA polymerase IV: MEKIIMHYDMDAFYASIEINRNPKLKNKPLVVGENIVTTASYEARKFGIHSAMKVSDARLLCPKLIVIPVDKTEYIRISNEIHNLIFKITNKVEFVATDEGYIDLTDIIKPENKKNFAVKFKQRIKELTNLTCSVGIGFNKLSAKIASDINKPFGFFIFENEEEFIKYISDKKIKIIPGVGKKFYEILKQDKIFYVKDVFEYSLDSLVKKYGKSRGENLYCSVRGIDYDEVEYQREIHSIGNEETFLIPLQNNSEIIREFNSLFNYTFERLMKNNVFTQSVTIKMRYTSFKTYTKSKKLKFSTRSKDFLYNEMLELINSFEKEDEVRLLGVYFGDIKKSSLVQLTLNKNL, from the coding sequence ATGGAAAAAATAATAATGCACTATGATATGGATGCTTTCTATGCTTCTATTGAAATCAACAGAAATCCTAAGTTAAAAAATAAACCTCTTGTTGTTGGAGAAAATATTGTTACAACTGCCAGTTATGAAGCTAGAAAATTTGGTATTCATTCAGCAATGAAAGTTTCTGATGCAAGACTCCTTTGCCCTAAACTTATTGTAATTCCCGTTGATAAAACTGAATATATCCGAATTTCTAATGAAATCCATAATTTAATTTTTAAAATCACAAATAAAGTTGAATTTGTTGCGACAGATGAGGGGTATATTGATTTAACTGATATTATAAAACCAGAAAATAAAAAGAATTTTGCTGTAAAATTTAAACAGAGAATAAAGGAATTAACTAATCTAACTTGTTCTGTTGGAATTGGTTTTAATAAGTTATCTGCTAAGATAGCAAGTGATATAAATAAGCCTTTTGGATTCTTTATATTTGAAAATGAAGAAGAATTTATTAAATATATCTCAGATAAAAAAATTAAAATTATTCCAGGAGTTGGGAAAAAATTTTATGAAATTTTAAAGCAAGATAAAATTTTTTATGTCAAAGATGTTTTTGAATACTCACTTGATTCCCTTGTAAAAAAATATGGTAAATCTCGTGGAGAAAACTTATATTGTTCTGTTAGGGGAATAGATTATGATGAAGTTGAATATCAAAGAGAAATACATTCTATTGGAAATGAGGAAACTTTTTTAATTCCACTACAAAATAATTCAGAAATTATAAGAGAATTTAATTCTTTATTTAATTATACTTTTGAAAGGCTAATGAAAAATAATGTTTTTACTCAAAGTGTTACTATTAAAATGAGGTATACTTCATTTAAAACCTACACTAAAAGTAAAAAATTAAAATTTTCCACAAGAAGTAAAGATTTTCTTTATAATGAGATGCTAGAATTAATAAATTCTTTTGAAAAAGAAGATGAAGTTAGACTTTTAGGAGTATATTTTGGAGATATCAAAAAAAGTAGTTTAGTTCAATTGACACTCAATAAAAATCTATAA
- a CDS encoding NAD+ synthase, whose protein sequence is MNKLDLNLKEVHNELVEFLRENFKKAGFSKAVLGLSGGIDSALVAYLLRDALGKENVLAIMMPYKSSNPDSLNHAKLVVEDLKINSKTIEITDMIDAYFKNEKEATSLRMGNKMARERMSILFDYSSKENALVVGTSNKTEIYLGYSTQFGDSACALNPIGDLYKTNIWDLSRYLKIPNELIEKKPSADLWEGQTDEQEMGLTYKEADQVLYRMLEENKTVEEVLAEGFNKDLVDNIVRRINRSEYKRRMPLIAKIKR, encoded by the coding sequence ATGAATAAATTAGATTTGAATTTAAAAGAAGTTCATAATGAATTAGTTGAATTTTTAAGAGAAAATTTTAAAAAAGCAGGTTTTTCAAAAGCTGTATTAGGTTTATCAGGTGGTATAGACTCAGCACTTGTTGCTTATCTATTAAGAGATGCTTTAGGAAAAGAAAATGTACTTGCTATTATGATGCCATATAAATCATCAAATCCAGATAGCTTAAATCATGCAAAATTAGTGGTAGAAGATTTAAAAATAAATTCTAAGACTATTGAAATAACTGATATGATAGATGCTTACTTTAAAAATGAAAAGGAAGCTACATCTTTAAGAATGGGAAATAAAATGGCAAGGGAAAGAATGTCAATATTATTTGATTATTCTTCAAAGGAAAATGCCTTAGTTGTAGGAACATCTAATAAGACAGAAATTTATTTAGGATATAGTACACAATTTGGAGATTCTGCTTGTGCTTTAAATCCAATAGGAGATTTATATAAAACAAATATTTGGGATTTATCAAGATATTTAAAAATTCCAAATGAATTGATTGAAAAGAAACCTAGTGCTGATTTATGGGAAGGTCAAACTGATGAACAAGAAATGGGCTTAACTTATAAAGAAGCAGATCAAGTTCTATATAGAATGTTAGAAGAAAATAAAACAGTTGAAGAAGTTTTAGCAGAAGGTTTTAATAAAGATTTAGTTGATAATATTGTAAGAAGAATAAATAGAAGCGAATACAAAAGAAGGATGCCACTTATAGCTAAAATAAAAAGGTAG